From Glycine soja cultivar W05 chromosome 4, ASM419377v2, whole genome shotgun sequence, the proteins below share one genomic window:
- the LOC114408463 gene encoding protein RER1B-like → MEGSGGGGASPSAPLKQYLQEFSKLFQYYLDKSTPHPPYRWIGTFVIASIYVLRVVYVQGFYIVSYGLGIYLLNLLIGFLSPLVDPELDPSNAPMLPTKGSDEFKPFIRRLPEFKFWYSFTKALCIAFVMTFFSMFDVPVFWPILLCYWVVLFVLTMRRQVAHMMKYKYIPFNLGKQKYSGKKSSASSSGSRAD, encoded by the exons ATGGAGGGAAGTGGAGGTGGCGGTGCTTCACCGTCTGCACCGTTGAAGCAATACTTACAGGAATTCTCGAAGCTGTTTCAGTACTATCTGGATAAATCCACTCCCCATCCCCCCTACAGGTGGATTGGGACTTTCGTCATTGCATCCATCTACGTTTTGCGTGTTGTTTATGTGCAGGGGTTTTACATTGTCTCTTATGGCCTCGGAATCTACCTCCTCAATCTCTTGATTGGCTTTCTCTCCCCTTTGGTTGATCCAGAACTCGATCCCTCCAACGCCCCTATGCTTCCTACCAAAGGCTCCGATGAGTTCAAACCCTTCATTCGCCGCCTCCCTGAGTTCAAGTTCTG GTATTCTTTCACCAAGGCTCTCTGCATAGCGTTTGTGATGACCTTTTTTTCCATGTTTGATGTTCCTGTCTTTTGGCCTATACTACTCTGTTACTGGGTTGTTCTCTTTGTCCTTACAATGAGGCGCCAAGTTGCACACATGATGAAATACAAATATATCCCCTTCAACTTGGGGAAGCAG AAGTATAGCGGTAAGAAGTCTTCTGCAAGTAGCAGTGGCTCTCGTGCAGACTGA